A genomic stretch from Pochonia chlamydosporia 170 chromosome 4, whole genome shotgun sequence includes:
- a CDS encoding platelet-activating factor acetylhydrolase, isoform II domain-containing protein, which yields MPKLIIIVAAVAAVQAVLFPLPPGPYGVGLRIQDYTDNKRLDPYAPKGQSHYRRVVISAFLPVEKEKCQTEAVPYMPPLTAAQGDGQLVGTGFANDSLSSAKMQVCKLSLVEFPDGSVIKNTTFELNPTVFAQAANVRADDASFILDMLHNPYTLAKLTAGLYGQVDPERILMYGHSLGGVTASKAMFQDKRIKAGMNVDGWMYEPTVVSTGLDRPFLLLGTPKQYDELDSNWPEFYEEWKPKMYEMFGSIDALPLQTITNEVLSGLADVAFNRNDTKLRNMEKFPEVSIEHQDFPKGR from the exons ATGCCAaagctcatcatcatcgttgcTGCAGTGGCAGCTGTTCAGGCAGTTCTCTTTCCTTTACCCCCCGGCCCGTACGGCGTCGGCCTGCGAATTCAAGACTATACCGATAACAAACGCCTGGATCCCTACGCGCCCAAGGGTCAAAGCCATTATAGGCGTGTCGTGATTTCCGCATTTCTGCCCGTTGAAAAAGAGAAATGCCAGACGGAAGCAGTACCCTACATGCCGCCTCTGACAGCCGCCCAAGGTGACGGGCAACTCGTAGGCACAGGTTTCGCCAACGACTCCCTTTCCAGTGCTAAGATGCAGGTTTGCAAGCTTTCCT TGGTGGAATTTCCAGACGGCTCTGTCATCAAAAATACTACTTTTGAACTGAATCCAACAGTTTTCGCACAAGCTGCAAAT GTTCGCGCAGACGATGCCTCCTTCATTCTCGATATGCTTCACAACCCTTACACACTGGCCAAGCTCACAGCAGGCCTCTACGGCCAAGTCGACCCGGAAAGGATCTTGATGTACGGCCACTCCCTCGGTGGCGTCACAGCTTCGAAGGCCATGTTCCAAGATAAGCGTATCAAGGCTGGTATGAATGTTGACGGCTGGATGTACGAACCTACCGTCGTCAGTACCGGACTCGATAGACCCTTCCTCCTGTTGGGAACTCCGAAACAATATGATGAGTTGGATTCCAACTGGCCCGAGTTCTATG AGGAATGGAAACCTAAGATGTATGAGATGTTCGGGTCAATTGATGCCCTTCCATTGCAGACAATTACGAATGAGGTCCTGAGCGGACTTGCCGATGTGGCGTTCAACAGAAATGACACCAAGCTTCGCAATATGGAGAAATTCCCCGAGGTTTCCATTGAGCACCAAGACTTTCCTAAAGGCCGTTGA
- a CDS encoding major facilitator superfamily domain-containing protein: protein MGVQTVPEVQQDQPPEKISGSVIAEKYADETLRIFEEHGKDYPPLTPERETQIRRKCYWYVMGLLSAINLLLFIDKSTLGYAAILGLFEETGISKAEYNNLGTFFYVGYLAAQWPGHYAMQKLPLGKFVASLVFVWGVTIFLHCVATKYAGLVVLRLLLGASESVVVPAMEMTIGMFFNRREQSFLQPFLWATSAAAPVCAAFISYGLLWSKSSILPWKLFMIVTGGLSVLLSGVVWFWYPNNPSQAKFLTLEEKVHVIQRVHESSQSSIEQKQFKKSQFQETLRDPVSWLFCLQSFTLMMSNNLTYGQQNLITKAIGVDSLGSTLVAAAGGGFGVAICLAGTVALRWWPSNLAFHGFIWCVPAIAGGIGMVALNWDQKLGLLACLLLAGHTYGNTYIIALGWTTSSAAGYTKKLTRNVMFMLGYSVANLISPQIWVPRDAPRYYGAWIAQIVISWVGTPVILFIIRHILVRRNAERRAWAESLTDNERRRLEFGEVEHKDEDGSVTRREVPVAMLDLTDLQNKFFIYPI from the exons ATGGGTGTCCAAACCGTGCCAGAGGTCCAGCAGGATCAGCCCCCCGAAAAGATCAGTGGCTCAGTCATCGCCGAGAAATACGCCGATGAGACGCTGCGAATTTTTGAAGAGCATGGAAAAGACTATCCCCCATTGACACCTGAGCGGGAGACACAAATACGAAGAAAATGCTACTGGTACGTGATGGGGTTGCTATCGgccatcaacctcctcttATTT ATTGATAAGTCGACACTCGGATACGCAGCTATTCTAGGTTTGTTTGAAGAAACAGGCATAAGTAAAGCTGAATACAACAATCTCGGCACCTTCTTCTACGTCG GATACCTCGCAGCTCAATGGCCCGGCCACTATGCCATGCAAAAGCTTCCCCTCGGCAAATTCGTAGCTTCACTCGTCTTCGTATGGGGGGTCACCATCTTTCTCCATTGCGTGGCCACAAAATACGCTGGTCTTGTGGTGCTTCGTCTCTTGCTTGGTGCCAGCGAATCTGTCGTCGTGCCCGCAATGGAAATGACAATAGGGATGTTCTTTAACCGCCGTGAGCAGTCCTTTCTGCAACCTTTCCTTTGGGCGACCTCAGCGGCGGCACCTGTCTGCGCTGCATTCATTTCCTACGGCTTACTTTGGAGTAAATCTTCCATTCTACCCTGGAAGCTCTTCATGATTGTCACAGGTGGTCTATCTGTGCTGCTATCTGGCGTAGTCTGGTTCTGGTACCCGAATAATCCtagccaagccaagtttCTGACCctagaagaaaaagtacatGTCATCCAGCGCGTGCACGAATCGAGTCAGAGCTCCATTGAGCAGAAACAGTTCAAGAAGTCGCAATTCCAAGAAACCCTGCGCGACCCAGTATCTTGGCTATTCTGTCTACAGTCCTTCACACTCATGATGTCCAATAACTTGACCTATGGACAACAGAACCTGATTACAAAGGCGATTGGCGTGGACAGCTTGGGATCAACCCTCGTCGCCGCTGCGGGCGGTGGTTTCGGAGTCGCAATCTGTCTTGCCGGCACGGTTGCCCTGCGGTGGTGGCCTTCGAACCTGGCATTTCACGGCTTCATCTGGTGCGTTCCAGCAATTGCCGGTGGCATCGGCATGGTCGCATTGAATTGGGACCAGAAGCTTGGTCTCTTGGcgtgtttgctgctggcgGGCCACACGTATGGAAATACATACATTATTGCCTTGGGATGGACTACTTCCTCTGCGGCAGGGTATACCAAGAAACTGACCCGGAATGTCATGTTCATGCTGGGGTATAGTGTTGCCAACCTGATTTCACCGCAGATTTGGGTGCCGAGAGATGCGCCTCGGTATTATGGTGCGTGGATTGCCCAGATTGTGATTAGTTGGGTTGGCACGCCGGTGATTTTGTTCATCATCCGACATATTTTGGTGAGGAGAAACGCGGAAAGGAGAGCGTGGGCTGAGTCGTTGACGGATAATGAGAGGAGGAGACTTGAGTTTGGGGAGGTAGAGCATAAGGATGAGGATGGGAGTGTGACGAGGAGGGAAGTTCCTGTTGCGATGCTGGATTTGACTGATTTGCAGAATAAGTTTTTTATTTACCCTATTTAG
- a CDS encoding protein kinase-like protein (similar to Metarhizium robertsii ARSEF 23 XP_007824311.1), with amino-acid sequence MHPYESNPHNIPQSDLYSDIPLYGRYCPSPEDFHVDVQHVNSSSEESLRYWATVVELCTESNMIFPADADQGRDVFAVGSVIVKSSHRHQEDKIDYSYADANEVQAIAIARSVLKGVKVPDIYFSGKIDGRAVLIQERLPGRRDHIVPDPNILTNGRLNPREAHILLSAKHDQDMSFTHNDFTPSNCIVNDDRIVGLIDWEVAGYLGWETAGDVHRKIRCPQREHYVLANLSEGELQDMMWWNDL; translated from the exons ATGCATCCTTATGAATCGAACCCGCATAACATCCCCCAGTCTGATCTGTATTCGGATATACCGCTCTATGGCAGGTACTGTCCGAGCCCAGAAGACTTTCATGTAGATGTCCAGCACGTCAACTCTAGCTCTGAAGAGTCTCTACGATATTGGGCTACAGTTGTGGAACTTTGTACGGAATCAAACATGATTTTCCCCGCAGACGCAGACCAAGGTCGCGATGTTTTTGCCGTTGGCAgtgtcattgtcaagtcaagtcacCGACATCAAGAGGACAAGATTGACTACTCATACGCCGATGCCAACGAAGTCCAAGCCATCGCTATTGCCAGGAGCGTCCTAAAGGGAGTCAAGGTGCCGGATATATATTTCTCTGGCAAG ATTGATGGTCGTGCCGTGTTGATCCAAGAGAGACTTCCCGGA CGCCGTGACCATATAGTCCCGGATCCGAACATCCTGACAAACGGCCGCTTGAACCCTCGAGAGGCACACATCCTGCTCTCAGCGAAGCATGACCAGGATATGAGCTTTACGCACAACGACTTTACGCCATCTAACTGCATTGTCAACGACGACAGGATAGTAGGGCTTATTGACTGGGAAGTGGCCGGCTATCTCGGCTGGGAAACAGCTGGGGACGTTCATCGGAAGATTAGATGTCCTCAAAGAGAACATTATGTCCTCGCCAATTTAAGTGAAGGGGAGCTTCAAGATATGATGTGGTGGAATGATCTTTAG
- a CDS encoding vacuolar iron transporter Ccc1 (similar to Beauveria bassiana ARSEF 2860 XP_008597561.1): MSKARNHRLKRFLSDFTIGFADGVTVPFALTAGLSSLGRVQTVIYAGVAELCAGSISMGIGGYLSAVDEAIPPPSPNKNNEDGMNEELHRMLREDGIKELYESEATGHTADQSSGVLALLDAIIALPTHSHEVHALLLRLQEQLQHSCIESSTEWAAEEATFISPIASGLSISLGYVVGGIIPLLPYFALASVRLALTWSVVMCSIALLGFGAGKSWVLTGDSRNWKRHIWKGAQMLALGSLAAGAAMLCVYLIERDSTTQ; encoded by the coding sequence ATGTCAAAAGCTCGGAACCATCGTCTTAAACGCTTTCTATCCGACTTTACGATAGGGTTCGCAGATGGAGTAACTGTTCCCTTTGCACTAACTGCAGGTCTCAGCTCCCTCGGGCGAGTGCAAACAGTCATTTACGCTGGAGTTGCGGAACTATGCGCAGGAAGCATTAGCATGGGCATTGGGGGTTATCTCTCTGCGGTTGATGAGGCAATACCGCCGCCAAGTCCCAATAAGAATAACGAAGATGGGATGAATGAAGAACTTCACCGTATGCTGAGAGAGGATGGAATAAAAGAATTATATGAGAGTGAGGCTACGGGCCATACTGCTGATCAAAGCTCGGGTGTGTTAGCTTTGCTGGACGCCATCATCGCTCTGCCAACTCATTCACATGAGGTTCATGCTCTCCTACTGCGGCTCCAGGAGCAGTTACAACACTCGTGTATTGAGTCAAGCACGGAGTGGGCAGCTGAAGAGGCGACTTTCATCTCACCCATAGCGTCGGGGCTTTCCATATCGCTAGGATATGTTGTGGGAGGAATCATCCCGCTTCTGCCTTACTTTGCACTCGCTTCTGTGAGACTGGCGTTGACGTGGAGTGTGGTTATGTGTTCAATCGCCTTATTGGGCTTTGGTGCAGGGAAGAGCTGGGTTCTCACAGGGGATTCGAGAAATTGGAAGAGACATATTTGGAAAGGAGCgcagatgttggcgttgggaaGCCTAGCTGCTGGAGCGGCAATGCTCTGCGTTTACTTGATCGAAAGAGATTCTACCACGCAATAA
- a CDS encoding sulfatase domain-containing protein (similar to Talaromyces stipitatus ATCC 10500 XP_002481940.1) — MTAAQTHQAGGSIRHHVTSWLIRYARNFNPVSPRSKASLRCRDQSTSKLAFSTIFTAIFSSKVIRIYLHLQSLQSKSTIAWGPSLLYQDVALLLLYRLLLDCRQIALVRTAATIASFAIAGTVLSMAGMSISFYLMSGSDIQWRNIAVVLDPSWWPMLPGALLSFTAVIVFVLIVGRALAEVSYSMATIALDVLYRPISFCKTRTLLRRSGSFDQLAEKDDQDSDLEDAPFIDAPVLDISDYEETDDGHEQQNASKQQWGAKHIITCIGLVALIASTVFRPSTNSLISLSWTLPLLPIADVAKKSALSNLHLTPTDIAWENVTALAEPIPLPWLPKNDRLLGFEDWYMENKTHYDAAADPLKISNLDDDLVSDLRNRLHDVPIRHVIVLVLESTRRDVFPIKKDGFIWDTLAKSYANNTIPPEAEKMLSTLTSTANFLTGDYEDGFQHDQRNPRGGIVASNAHTGSSYTLKSLVATLCGLAPVAADFNVEFKNHFYQPCLPHILKALNSLDNNSTGNAQEFARFPWRSMFMQSATGTFDYQGPLMSTMGFSEEDFITREYLQSSRAKFGKQEMAETNYFSIPEVSLEDYIRDAFRTANTSEERVFLSHLTSTTHHAWGVPESETYIPLAESGELDHLSHYLNCIRYQDRWLEKILTILEEEGVANETMVIITGDHGTPVAEGGVATYNNPETISYEVPLVFSHPNLPPIKIDDAVTTLTVIPTLLDLLIESGSLSKPAQTAAHDLLANLEGQSLLRPLKKFSEATGQGDWQFTVTNPGGTMVSVRDARHPAWHLVVPLDSDNEWRFVDLDQDPKGKKRIISFDMDAMQIILEKDHGIEASNWIKEAAVVCRWWVKENNRRWRYGKYADMYAEDIEERDAGHTKRSDGIEHESMRREYPVAL, encoded by the coding sequence ATGACAGCAGCGCAAACACATCAAGCAGGGGGATCTATTCGGCACCATGTAACGTCGTGGCTGATACGATATGCTCGAAACTTTAACCCCGTTTCGCCCCGAAGCAAGGCATCTTTGAGATGTCGCGATCAGTCAACGTCAAAACTCGCCTTCTCAACGATATTCACCGCAATTTTTAGCTCCAAGGTCATTCGGATATACCTACATCTACAGTCATTGCAATCGAAAAGTACGATAGCATGGGGCCCATCGCTTTTGTATCAGGATGTTGCCCTGCTGCTCCTCTATCGACTACTGCTCGACTGCAGACAGATCGCACTAGTGAGGACAGCGGCCACGATTGCTAGTTTCGCCATTGCCGGGACTGTGCTGAGCATGGCTGGCATGAGTATATCATTCTATCTTATGTCAGGCTCGGACATCCAATGGCGGAACATTGCCGTAGTGCTGGATCCGTCCTGGTGGCCAATGCTACCGGGGGCATTGCTATCATTTACAGCGGTTATCGTGTTTGTACTCATCGTGGGTAGGGCACTGGCAGAGGTGTCATATTCCATGGCTACCATTGCACTGGATGTACTATACCGACCGATTTCCTTTTGCAAAACAAGGACGTTGCTCAGAAGATCAGGGAGTTTCGACCAACTGGCGGAAAAGGACGACCAGGACTCAGATTTAGAGGACGCACCTTTTATCGACGCACCCGTCCTCGACATCTCGGATTACGAGGAAACTGACGACGGCCACGAACAACAGAATGCATCGAAACAGCAATGGGGTGCAAAGCACATAATCACATGTATAGGACTTGTCGCCTTAATAGCCTCAACTGTCTTTCGGCCGTCTACAAACTCGCTAATTAGCTTGTCCTGGactctgccattgctgccgaTTGCCGATGTTGCAAAGAAGTCGGCGCTTTCCAACTTGCATCTTACTCCAACAGACATCGCCTGGGAGAATGTCACTGCCCTCGCCGAACCGATACCTCTTCCGTGGCTTCCAAAAAATGACCGGCTCTTAGGATTCGAGGACTGGTACATGGAGAACAAAACACACTATGACGCGGCGGCCGACCCCTTGAAGATTTCGAATCTCGACGACGACCTCGTCTCAGACCTGCGTAACAGACTCCACGACGTACCAATTCGTCATGTCATCGTTCTTGTCTTGGAGTCAACAAGAAGAGATGTGTTTCCCATAAAGAAGGATGGATTCATCTGGGATACCCTGGCAAAATCCTATGCGAATAATACAATACCACCTGAAGCTGAAAAGATGCTCTCTACTCTTACCTCCACGGCCAACTTCCTCACCGGCGACTACGAAGATGGGTTTCAGCACGACCAACGCAACCCCCGCGGTGGAATAGTCGCAAGCAACGCACACACCGGAAGCAGTTATACCCTCAAAAGCTTGGTCGCTACCTTGTGCGGACTGGCGCCCGTGGCTgcagacttcaatgttgagtttAAGAACCATTTCTACCAACCCTGTCTGCCACATATTTTAAAAGCCCTCAACTCCTTGGACAACAACTCTACCGGCAACGCTCAGGAATTCGCTCGTTTCCCATGGCGTTCCATGTTCATGCAATCCGCCACCGGTACGTTTGACTACCAGGGACCTCTCATGTCGACCATGGGCTTCTCCGAAGAAGACTTCATTACCAGGGAGTACCTgcagagctcgagggcaaAGTTTGGTAAACAGGAAATGGCCGAGACGAACTACTTTAGTATACCGGAAGTGTCTCTCGAGGATTACATCCGCGATGCTTTCCGAACTGCCAATACGTCAGAAGAGCGTGTTTTTCTGTCCCACTTGACGAGCACGACTCACCACGCTTGGGGGGTTCCTGAGTCAGAGACGTATATCCCGCTGGCGGAGTCAGGCGAACTGGATCACTTGTCCCATTATCTCAATTGCATAAGATACCAAGATCGGTGGTTGGAGAAAATCCTTACGATcctggaggaagaaggtgttgcTAATGAGACGATGGTGATTATAACTGGCGATCATGGAACACCGGTTGCTGAAGGCGGCGTTGCAACGTACAACAACCCCGAAACGATTAGCTACGAAGTGCCGCTTGTATTCTCGCATCCGAATCTCCCACCGATCAAAATCGACGACGCAGTTACCACACTGACAGTTATCCCGACTCTCCTAGACCTGCTCATCGAATCAGGCTCGTTGTCCAAGCCCGCTCAAACCGCAGCGCATGACCTGCTCGCCAACCTCGAAGGCCAATCATTACTCCGTCCCTTGAAGAAGTTCTCCGAAGCGACCGGGCAAGGAGATTGGCAATTCACAGTGACCAACCCCGGCGGCACAATGGTATCCGTACGTGATGCCCGTCACCCTGCATGGCATCTCGTCGTACCACTTGACAGCGACAACGAGTGGCGCTTCGTCGACCTAGATCAGGATCCAAAGGGGAAGAAACGCATCATATCatttgacatggacgccatGCAGATTATTTTAGAGAAAGACCACGGGATAGAAGCTTCAAACTGGATTAAAGAAGCGGCCGTGGTGTGTCGGTGGTGGGTGAAGGAGAATAACAGGCGGTGGCGCTATGGTAAATACGCGGATATGTACGCCGAGGATATTGAGGAACGTGATGCTGGTCACACGAAACGGAGCGATGGTATAGAACACGAGAGCATGAGGAGGGAGTATCCCGTTGCGCTGTGA
- a CDS encoding phosphoesterase family (similar to Cordyceps militaris CM01 XP_006673927.1): MMLVTATALLAAVSQVAAGTVATSSVPGKAFDRIAIIFFENQDYDKSYGDSNFKWFRQRGISLTNYVAATHPSMGNYMASITGDYFGMDDDDDDMIAPRNVSTVIDLLESKNISWAHYMEDMPYTGFQGGEYHNPKNGRNDYVRKHNPAILHESVTKVPSRLAQVKNMSLTDTRRSEFHKDLQANKLPQWFFITPNMTSDGHDTDVRTSGRWCRYFLEPLLKNPNFTNNTLVLITWDETDTYEGRNKVLGILLGDVIPSELIGTSDNNFYNHYSQIATVSANWGLPTLGRWDVGANVFKWIADKTGDKLRAWDSNSEFKRYLWNGSYAGYFHSHSKNKQIPKPNLDLNNPVSGRPILQSIRDTWANSKAPTYYKDSIKVADDRNPPPGYKP, from the exons ATGATGCTCGTAACAGCTACAGCTCTACTGGCGGCTGTAAGCCAGGTTGCTGCAGGAACTGTTGCTACTAGCAGCGTTCCAGGAAAGGCGTTTGACCGCATCgccatcattttctttgaGAACCAGGACTATGACAAGTCGTATGGTGACT CCAACTTCAAATGGTTTCGACAGAGAGGCATCTCACTGACCAACTACGTGGCTGCcactcatccatccatgGGTAACTACATGGCCAGTATCACTGGTGACTATTTTGgcatggacgacgatgacgacgacatgatTGCACCTCGCAATGTGTCCACCGTCATTGACCTTCTTGAGTCTAAGAATATCTCTTGGGCGCACTATATGGAAGATATGCCATATACCGGCTTCCAAGGCGGGGAGTACCACAATCCTAAAAACGGAAGAAACGACTATGTGCGCAAACATAATCCTGCCATCCTACACGAGAGTGTCACCAAGGTCCCCTCGCGGCTGGCCCAAGTCAAAAACATGTCCCTGACTGATACGCGCCGCTCCGAGTTCCATAAGGACCTGCAAGCGAATAAGCTGCCCCAGTGGTTCTTCATCACCCCCAACATGACTTCGGATGGGCATGACACAGATGTGAGGACATCGGGTCGCTGGTGTCGCTACTTCCTGGAGCCTCTCTTAAAGAACCCAAACTTCACAAATAATACGCTAGTTCTCATCACCTGGGATGAGACTGACACATATGAGGGACGGAATAAAGTTCTGGGAATCTTGCTTGGGGACGTCATTCCCTCAGAGTTGATTGGCACTTCGGATAACAACTTCTACAACCACTACTCCCAAATTGCCACCGTTTCAGCAAACTGGGGATTACCAACCCTTGGCCGTTGGGACGTGGGGGCGAATGTCTTCAAGTGGATTGCCGATAAAACGGGCGATAAACTCAGGGCGTGGGATTCCAACTCCGAGTTCAAGCGATACCTCTGGAACGGGTCCTACGCGGGCTACTTTCACTCTCACAGCAAGAATAAGCAAATCCCGAAGCCTAACCTTGACCTCAACAACCCTGTGTCTGGACGCCCAATCTTGCAATCTATCAGAGATACTTGGGCTAACAGTAAGGCGCCTACATACTACAAGGACTCGATCAAGGTTGCGGATGACCGTAATCCTCCACCGGGATATAAGCCGTGA
- a CDS encoding glycosyl transferase (similar to Metarhizium robertsii ARSEF 23 XP_007817119.2) — protein MTTMLLRNLPTRFTYSGLTVVLAFAVLWHFYNFMTGAGYHVAWTKDNSPNKAARSLSEESIPNLAHFVYILKDSGSDLIFRFSDFLSVYAAYYYWRPKVIYLHTDAPEETINRARDGLSGKWSRLIFRIPGLRAVPALVPSHASNGAEISLIEHKSDFVRVQAIRKFGGTYIDFDAHPLRDIKVLRESGFNAISGRQFGGQVMSGTFMSKKSSKMISLWAEEMHKVYDGGWTTHSNEVITRVSEHLVAEPGEMLIMEREAFGPGSWNSEDCVHLFEVHNDTTSNLEGIVPSDGLPSFNDGSADTWNHSEMPPPWADDWSRTYILHAFNPKRSGIIVNGFDRITPRYVLERRSNFARAVYPIAKILYERGLFEINDS, from the coding sequence ATGACCACGATGCTGCTTAGAAATCTGCCAACGCGCTTCACTTACAGTGGCCTTACTGTCGTACTTGCCTTCGCAGTGTTGTGGCATTTCTACAATTTCATGACTGGCGCCGGATATCACGTTGCTTGGACAAAAGACAACTCTCCAAATAAAGCAGCTCGGAGCCTCTCGGAAGAGTCTATCCCTAACTTGGCTCACTTCGTCTACATACTCAAGGATTCTGGCAGCGACCTTATCTTCCGGTTCAGCGACTTCCTGTCCGTGTACGCTGCTTATTACTACTGGCGCCCCAAAGTCATATACTTGCACACAGATGCACCTGAGGAAACAATAAACCGCGCACGAGACGGACTATCTGGGAAATGGAGCAGACTCATATTTCGCATACCGGGTCTACGAGCAGTACCAGCTTTAGTTCCGTCGCACGCCAGCAACGGAGCAGAAATAAGTCTTATTGAGCACAAGTCAGATTTCGTACGGGTCCAAGCTATTCGAAAGTTCGGAGGTACCTATATTGACTTTGATGCACATCCGTTGCGAGACATAAAAGTCCTTCGCGAAAGTGGCTTCAACGCCATTAGCGGAAGGCAGTTTGGAGGACAAGTAATGAGTGGTACCTTCATGTcgaagaagagcagcaagatgaTCAGTCTCTGGGCTGAAGAGATGCATAAAGTATACGATGGTGGTTGGACCACTCATAGTAATGAGGTTATAACTCGTGTGAGCGAGCACTTAGTGGCCGAGCCTGGGGAGATGCTCATTATGGAACGAGAGGCCTTCGGCCCTGGTAGCTGGAATAGTGAGGATTGCGTTCATCTATTTGAGGTTCACAACGACACAACCTCAAACTTGGAAGGCATTGTCCCCAGCGATGGCTTGCCATCGTTCAATGATGGGTCTGCTGACACCTGGAATCATTCTGAGATGCCTCCGCCATGGGCGGATGACTGGTCAAGGACATATATTCTCCATGCCTTCAATCCAAAACGATCCGGGATAATAGTCAATGGGTTCGATCGCATTACACCACGCTATGTGCTAGAAAGACGTAGCAATTTTGCGCGGGCTGTTTATCCGATTGCTAAGATCCTGTATGAGCGTGGTTTATTCGAGATAAATGATTCGTGA
- a CDS encoding nedd8-like protein (similar to Colletotrichum gloeosporioides Nara gc5 XP_007286473.1), whose amino-acid sequence MKPSLIHLSLVAAANAVTVPLEARNSNCSIKWTKCDAALEKLKTSKLPIECANVTAPLDYTKRDSKETVTLELIRVPAVKKPSKGTILFNFGGPGDAGRTGMLEQMDQLMPSVGYQHDLVAFDPRGTVNTLTFTCRNETELAAFTSKFPTYSNSSDNALGRTWAGQGVVAETCYERKKSIGSYVGTAFTARDLMTVVDALGEDGLLRYWGFSYGTTLGATVAAMFPDRMDKVILDGVQNAHEYYHSHDEQMNLMADESFSGFFKHCVESPTCPLASKNHTAAQLERQFWNFLYKVKYDPVRVGTDIVDYDMIKNVVVASLYGPSSWINLAKSLGDLFNKNNATTLIEYEKKIRGNVQASVTPDANPGIQCGDKDIKRVVSREDFMPVVNEKYNTSKAIADSLMFSDMACAQWKMDAKERYGGDFHVKTKKPLLFIGNTWDPMTPYQSAHNMSSGFEGSGLIELKSYGHGSFAQPSACVVRAVREYFATGKIPEKGKKCETDTPAFSGKTFADVLKIVDGSK is encoded by the exons atgaagccatcgTTGATACATCTTTCTCTGGTAGCCGCTGCCAATGCGGTGACAGTCCCTCTCGAAGCAAGAAATTCCAACTGCAGCATTAAATGGACCAAGTGCGACGCGGCTCTCGAGAAGCTAAAGACGAGTAAATTGCCGATTGAATGTGCCAATGTCACGGCTCCGTTGGACTACACCAAGAGGGACTCCAAAGAGACGGTTACACTGGAGCTGATTAGGGTTCCAGCGGTGAAGAAGCCGTCCAAGGGGACTATTCTGTTTAACTTTGGTGGAcctggtgatgctggtcGTACAGGAATGCTGGAACAGATGGATCAACTTATGCC CTCTGTTGGGTATCAGCATGATCTGGTAGCTTTTGATCCTCG TGGTACCGTCAACACCTTGACATTCACTTGCCGCAACGAGACTGAGCTGGCTGCATTTACATCCAAATTCCCAACCTACAGCAACTCTTCCGACAACGCACTGGGTAGAACCTGGGCCGGTCAAGGCGTAGTTGCCGAGACGTGTTACGAGCGCAAGAAGAGCATTGGATCGTATGTTGGTACGGCATTTACGGCCAGGGACTTGATGACTGTGGTGGATGCCCtcggcgaggatggcttGTTGCGCTACTGGG GATTCTCCTACGGAACTACTCTTGGAGCAACCGTTGCAGCCATGTTCCCCGACCGCATGGATAAGGTTATCCTAGATGGCGTTCAAAACGCCCACGAGTACTACCACTCACA CGACGAACAAATGAACCTAATGGCCGACGAAAGTTTCTCCGGCTTCTTCAAACACTGCGTCGAGTCACCCACCTGTCCCCTAGCCAGCAAGAACCACACTGCCGCACAGCTAGAGCGCCAGTTTTGGAACTTTTTGTACAAGGTCAAATACGATCCCGTCCGAGTAGGCACCGATATCGTCGACTACGACATGATTAAgaatgttgttgttgctagTCTCTATGGGCCAAGTTCCTGGATCAATCTCGCCAAGAGTCTGGGCGATCTGTTCAACAAAAACAATGCCACGACGCTGATTGAATACGAAAAGAAGATTCGAGGCAACGTCCAAGCTTCTGTAACTCCGGATGCCAATCCCGGTATTCAGTGCGGcgacaaggacatcaagCGTGTCGTCTCTCGCGAGGATTTTATGCCTGTCGTCAACGAGAAGTACAACACTTCGAAGGCTATTGCCGATAGCTTGATGTTTTCGGACATGGCGTGCGCGCAGTGGAAGATGGATGCGAAGGAGCGATATGGCGGTGACTTTCAcgtgaagacgaagaagccgTTGCTGTTTATTGGGAATACTTGGGATCCCATGACTCCTTATCAGTCGGCGCATAATATGAGTAGTGGGTTTGAGGGCAGTGGACTTATTGAACTGAAGTCTTATGGG CATGGTTCTTTTGCGCAACCGTCGGCGTGTGTTGTTCGTGCTGTGAGGGAGTATTTTGCGACGGGGAAGATTCCGgagaaggggaagaagtgTGAGACGGATACGCCGGCGTTTTCGGGCAAGACTTTTGCGGACGTGTTGAAGATTGTTGATGGGTCGAAGTAG